A genome region from Ctenopharyngodon idella isolate HZGC_01 chromosome 5, HZGC01, whole genome shotgun sequence includes the following:
- the ficd gene encoding protein adenylyltransferase FICD, protein MAALTVLRHASSSPLLWGWGPALFALLGSVFVMLLPLAGIEEQCCATLKGLALLRCQLWGGVQRPVVHTTSLTVPFTALDLLPQKVKPSKETQLEAKAALQQALEMKKTGKREKAHKLLVHALNMNPEFVEALTELGTILEEEKDVVQADHLYTKALAISPCNEKALVSRDRTLPLVEEIDQRHFGIIDGKVRRLMSIPKGNSALRRVMEETYYHHIYHTVAIEGNTLTLSEIRHIIETRYAVPGKSLQEQNEAIGVDVAMKYINTTLLSRAGAITVNDILEIHRRVLGYADPVEAGRFRASQVFVGHHIPPHPQDLDRHMQELVQWLNSEEALHLHPVEFAALAHYKLVYVHPFVDGNGRTSRLLMNLILMQASYPPITIRKEQRAEYYTALDTANEGDVRPFIRFIAKCTEITLDTLLIATAEHAVGLPGSSNHACPDCKHTIPVHS, encoded by the exons ATGGCAGCTCTAACAGTACTACGTCATGCCAGCAGCAGTCCTCTGCTCTGGGGTTGGGGACCCGCTCTGTTTGCCCTCCTGGGATCTGTATTTGTTATGCTGCTGCCTTTAGCAGGCATAGAGGAGCAATGCTGTGCCACGCTGAAGGGTCTTGCTCTTTTGCGCTGCCAGCTGTGGGGGGGTGTCCAGCGGCCTGTGGTGCACACAACCAGCCTGACGGTCCCCTTCACAGCACTGGACCTCCTGCCACAAAAAGTCAAGCCCAGTAAAG AGACTCAGTTGGAGGCAAAGGCGGCTCTCCAGCAGGCTTTGGAGATGAAGAAAActggaaagagagagaaagctcACAAGCTGCTCGTCCATGCGCTCAACATGAACCCTGAGTTTGTGGAGGCGCTCACTGAACTGGGAACCATTCTGGAGGAGGAAAAAGACGTTGTCCAAGCTGACCACCTCTACACCAAGGCCCTCGCCATCTCGCCTTGTAACGAGAAGGCTCTGGTGAGCAGGGATCGCACACTCCCATTAGTAGAGGAAATAGATCAACGGCACTTTGGAATCATCGATGGAAAGGTGCGACGTCTCATGTCCATTCCCAAGGGCAACTCTGCCTTGCGTCGGGTCATGGAGGAGACCTACTACCATCATATTTACCACACCGTTGCTATCGAAGGCAACACGCTCACTCTGTCAGAGATTCGCCACATTATTGAGACCAGATATGCTGTACCAGGTAAGAGTCTTCAAGAACAGAATGAGGCAATTGGTGTAGATGTAGCCATGAAGTACATCAACACCACCCTGCTGTCCCGTGCTGGAGCAATCACTGTAAATGACATCCTAGAGATACACCGGCGGGTTCTAGGCTACGCCGATCCCGTCGAAGCCGGGCGATTCCGTGCTAGCCAGGTGTTCGTGGGACATCACATCCCACCGCACCCGCAGGACTTAGACAGGCACATGCAGGAGCTGGTGCAGTGGTTGAACTCTGAGGAAGCGCTGCATCTACACCCGGTGGAGTTCGCAGCTCTCGCGCACTATAAACTGGTTTACGTGCATCCGTTTGTGGACGGGAACGGACGGACATCCCGACTGCTCATGAATTTAATCCTAATGCAAGCTAGTTATCCACCGATCACCATTCGGAAAGAGCAGAGGGCAGAGTATTACACCGCCCTGGATACAGCCAACGAGGGCGACGTTAGACCCTTTATTCGATTTATTGCAAAATGCACAGAAATTACACTTGATACGCTACTGATAGCCACGGCCGAGCATGCAGTTGGGCTGCCCGGGTCTAGTAATCACGCCTGCCCTGACTGTAAACACACCATACCTGTGCATAGCTGA